From Crateriforma spongiae, a single genomic window includes:
- a CDS encoding tyrosine-type recombinase/integrase — MVQIYNDNGQTMPDHVPTHQKQSPITVKQVLEAWKENVAEQPQLARYDSMVSLLEIEYGAFAADEFGPKRLKEFRELLIVGRMTRQTVNEQIRTVCRIFRHAASEELVEYQVYDRLTTVEPLKYGRTDAPEQQRRQPANLHHVAATVRELTPIVADMVRVQLATGMRPSEVCRIRPCDIDRSGSEWIYRPDKHKTAHRQIRKAVPIVAEARRAIENYMNRDPQAFCFSPTEAEAWRLAERRANRKTPLNQGNRPGKSSRQKKAKAQRRGDCYTKDSYRRAIQRAAERAAVPKWLPSQLRHNTATEVRNAIGLEAAQALLGHTNAAMTEHYARESEQVAIEAAKKAPRLPSEV, encoded by the coding sequence TTGGTCCAGATCTACAACGACAACGGGCAAACCATGCCCGATCACGTTCCGACCCATCAGAAGCAGTCACCGATCACAGTGAAGCAGGTGCTGGAAGCGTGGAAAGAAAACGTTGCTGAACAGCCGCAGCTTGCCCGGTACGACTCAATGGTGTCGCTCCTTGAGATCGAGTACGGCGCGTTCGCTGCGGACGAATTCGGCCCCAAGCGGCTAAAGGAATTTCGTGAACTGCTGATTGTCGGCCGGATGACGCGTCAAACCGTCAATGAACAGATCCGTACCGTTTGTCGAATCTTTAGGCACGCTGCGTCTGAGGAGTTGGTGGAATACCAGGTCTACGACAGGCTGACGACCGTCGAACCCTTGAAATACGGGCGGACTGACGCACCTGAACAGCAGCGACGCCAGCCTGCAAACCTGCATCATGTGGCCGCGACTGTAAGGGAACTGACGCCGATCGTAGCAGACATGGTGCGAGTGCAACTTGCAACTGGAATGCGTCCAAGCGAAGTTTGCCGGATCCGCCCGTGTGACATCGATCGAAGTGGATCGGAGTGGATCTATCGACCCGATAAGCATAAGACGGCCCACCGACAGATCCGCAAGGCGGTACCTATCGTCGCCGAAGCACGAAGAGCGATCGAAAACTACATGAACCGCGACCCGCAGGCTTTTTGCTTTTCACCTACAGAAGCTGAAGCCTGGCGACTTGCAGAACGACGTGCCAATCGAAAGACCCCGCTAAACCAAGGGAATCGTCCCGGGAAATCAAGCAGGCAGAAGAAGGCAAAGGCACAGCGACGCGGTGACTGCTACACCAAGGACAGCTACCGCCGAGCGATCCAACGTGCGGCCGAGCGCGCGGCTGTACCGAAGTGGCTTCCGAGCCAGCTACGCCACAACACGGCGACTGAGGTTCGAAACGCTATCGGACTGGAAGCAGCACAGGCACTGTTGGGGCATACGAACGCGGCAATGACTGAGCATTACGCCCGCGAAAGCGAACAGGTCGCGATCGAGGCGGCGAAGAAGGCGCCGCGACTTCCCAGCGAAGTGTGA
- a CDS encoding DUF1580 domain-containing protein → MDLLTEDLLTFAQAAQEIPSRPSVSQIYRWADRGVVGVKLESIRLGYGRRTSRQAITRFIKKTQRSSPL, encoded by the coding sequence ATGGATCTGCTGACCGAAGACCTATTGACCTTCGCTCAGGCAGCCCAAGAAATCCCCTCTCGGCCGTCTGTTAGTCAGATCTACCGATGGGCGGATCGAGGCGTTGTCGGTGTCAAACTGGAATCAATTCGGTTGGGGTACGGCCGACGCACAAGCCGCCAGGCCATCACAAGGTTCATAAAGAAAACCCAACGATCGAGCCCGTTGTAA